GTGTGAGTCCGGGTGGTGCGTCGGGGCAAGGTGGGGGAAggaggagaggggaggagagCAGGTGATGGTGAGGAGGGAATGGTGGGAGAAGGCGGTGGAGAATCCGAAGAAGGAGCGGGGGTGGCGGATGGGGTGGGGACGGTGGGAGAGAGTGGGGGATGGGAGAGGGCATAGGGGAAAGGAGGGTAGGGGTTGAATCGTCATCAAGGGAAGGGTGAGGAAGGAGGGACTGCAGAGCAGGGGAGGGCGGTGTAGGTTGATAGGGAAACACTTgttcatggaaaacaacatcgcGAGAGACAAAATAGCGATGAGTAGAAAGATCAAAAATACGATACCCCTTCTGACCATAAGGGTACCTAACAAATAGACAGCGGATAGCGCATGGATTAAATTTTGTGCGCTTAGGGTGATGATCATGCGCATAACAAAGGGATCCAAAGACACGTAAATGATCATAACTAGGCGGGGAATTGAAAAGTAAGTCATATGGGGTTTTGCCGCCAAGGTTGGGAGTGAGGatgcgattaataagataggcAGCAGTGAGGATACAGTCACCCCAAAAATTCAAAGGCAAATGAGCCTGAAAGCGCAGGGCGTGGGCAACCTCGAGAAGGTGTTGATGCTTGCGTTTGGCCACCCCGCTCTGATACCAGGTTAAGTTTGGAATGAATTGATTTTATTGACTTGAAGAATAATACAAGAGAtggtgcatatatatatatagcacgATTGAGTTTGATTACAGTATGGAAACCTAAGATCCTGATctgatcacatgtgataatagatagAGACATAAAAATATGGGAGGCACAGTTGGACATGATCTCTCCCAGTAGATCACGCCAATATGATCAATGGCCACGGGTAGAAGTTAACCCAAGTCCACATTGCATGCAatcatccctttttttttttctttctcattcgTTTTATAATATTTaggaattaaataaaaatgggaaaaagaactacgtaaacaaatattttattttatgttatttggaTAGGATAGTGTTAGAGCTGAGAAATTGGAGTTCCTGCATTGATCGATTCTCTTCAATAAAGAGAATATTTAAAGTGTACATGTGTTGGTGTTTACAAGGTTAAGAGAATGAGGAAAGATTACAATGAGATTACAATGAATATGGAAATAACTAAAGAAGTAAACTCAGCCAATAAGAAAGTTGCCATTCTTTGGTGGATTTGATATCATATGTGAAGATCTCTTGAGCAACCACCAATTCGGTTTCCATAAttgaaaatttccaaaaatCGCAAGAGGGAGAAAAAGACTGTAATATCCTCAATAAGTAGGGCTCGGGGGAGAGATCACGTccatttggaatttattttttacagTTCTGTGTCTTTTTTACTGTACTTCTGCTATCTGCAGTTCAGCTCGCCCACCAATTTTGGGAATGCCAAGTGGCATCCAacagaaagaaataaagaagtcTTACTTGCACTTCGTAACGGCTCTCTCTGCCTCTTTCGATCCATACaaactctatctctctctctctctctctctcacgaaACTGGCGACTGTTTTTAGCAAACTAATAAGGGTTGAAAATCATCTCTTGTAGCCAAAAATGGTTCCggtagaagatgatgaacaagaACAATCCTTATCCCCCTTTAATTAAAGACTTTCGAGATTCACGTGCCTCTCTCAACAGAATCCATagatagaagggaaaaaaaaattaatatatagcTATTAAGAGACtctgtttcattttctttcgtTTTCCTTCGTTGTTTCTCCTACTATTATATATATGTGTACATTTGTTCTCATTAGAAAGCAGAGAagggatcttttttttttttggtagaacagaGAAGGGATCTACGGATCTCTTTTTCAGttcttattttttgaaattctttCAATTGTTTGAGATGGGTATGCAGTGGTTTTGTGGATTGGTGGTTCTTCTGAGCTGGGTGGCGTTGCTGGGTTGTGTTCATGGGGAACAACTTGATCATttggtattgaggttgcctGACCAGCCGAAGGTTGGTTTCAGGCAGTTTGCAGGGTACATAGATGTGGATGAGAAGACTGGCAAGAGTTTGTTTTACTATTTTGTTGAAGCAGAGGGGAATGCAAAGAAAAAACCCCTTACTCTATGGTTAAATGGAGGTTGGTTTTTCTGCTTCTCTGAGTTTTATTTTGTCTTGTTTCATCTTGTTAGCCATGAATTTTCGGCTGTGGTTCTTCAGTGATTCTTCTTTCTATGTTTGAATGTGTAggcattcttctttcttttcttttttttttgggttgaaggcATTCTTCTTTTGAATTGTTATTATATCTGTGGGTTTCTATTTAATGTTCCTCGGGGAGGACTTTGACTATGGATTGATGACTGATTCCGTTTATTTATTGGTTACTATGATGGATATTCTCCTATTCCATCTTGAAGACTTAATATTTCAACTTGCTTAACTTTATAATGGTTGTTTTCTGTACTCCTTCCCCTACACATGTCTTTGTTTTCCCAACtcaatttattttctctttctaattGATCAACAAACTGCACTGCTGGGGTGATTCTGTAATCCTACAGTGTTAGGATGAGTGACTATGTGACTAGAAACTGAAACTGTAGAGGTTCACATTCAACTATTTTACACAGACCACTCTGTTTTGGTCTCTCACTGTTGAAGAAATATAATCACCTCATTTAAATTATCCATCTTATGACTGATGTGAATAATTTGCTTTATCTAATCAGCTTATTCCATCCCATGGTGAGGTTTGACATAAAATCATTGATTATGTTGGGACATTGAAGTCTAAGAAAAATCGAAAGATTACTAACTATATATcttcattttggattttttttccccccccctcttaaaAAAGAGTTTGATTGTTCTGTGCACAAATTGTATTACATGATCCAACCCatccgaaaaaaaaaagttaaacaTCGGACCTGTACAATTCACATGGAAGATATATGAAGATCAACTCCATCGATCCTAGTCTATGAAGTTATACTTCCTGACTGTTAACAATGGCTTCTTTCTTTCAGGCCCGGGATGTTCCTCAATTGGTGGGGGTGCCTTTACCGAGTTGGGTCCATTCTTTCCTAGAGGAGATGGTCGAGGCCTTGTTATAAATCCAAAATCATGGAACAAAGGTTTCATTACATAGACGATCTTATTTTAGTTAAAATATTTCTGATTTCACAATTTCATCCCCTGTTTTTGTTAGctgttttctttattcttgCTTTTCAATCTCTTTGTAGTATCAAATCTCCTTTTTATTGAGTCTCCTGCTGGGGTGGGATGGTCTTACTCAAACACAACATCAGATTATACTTGTGGGGATGAATCTACTGGTAAGAAATACAGATCAAACCTCGTAATTTTGGTCCCTTCTGGTTGATTTATGGTAAATTCTGGGTAATAGATTTTGAGAATGAAGAACGTCAGTAATTTATCTGAAACTGATCGTGCAAGGTTTGAtgcaatttcaaaattttgattttggcaGCGAGGGACATGCACATGTTCCTGGTAAAATGGTTTGATAAATATCCAGAGTACAAGTCGAGAGATTTTTTTCTTACTGGAGAAAGCTATGCAGGTTTGAAAAGTCATAACCAGACTTCTTCTTTGACTTCTTTCTAGGCAGGGTGTTAGTTGAAGAAATTGACAACTAGAAAGctaaaattatttgatttttagaTTGTAAACATCAAAATTCATTAAGACTCTTCAATAATATTTTTGATACACTATAATAAGTTCAaccatttttcccttctcttccaaCAGTATTTTTCCTTACCTGTGTTGATGTATTCGTAGGGCATTATATACCACAATTGGCAAATGCTTTACTGGACCACAATATGCACTCAAATGATTTCAAGTTCAAGATTAAGGGAGTAGCTGTAAGAGAACTTTCTTGGACCTTTAAAGATCTTCTTTTGTATTGTATGTTTGAATAATCTTACTTCGTCTGTCTTGTGGTGTCTATAGGATTTCTGAATTATATTTGACTTTATATTTGCTTTTCTGAAATAGATTGGGAATCCACTTCTCAGACTTGATAGGGATATCCCATCAGTCTATGAGTTCATTTGGTCACATGGGATGATTTCAGATGAGATTGGCCTCACCATCATGAATGAATGTGATTTTGATGACTATACCTACCCTAGTCCCCACAATGAGACAGTCTCATGCAATGCTGCTATTTCCAAAGCAAATAAGGTGGTCGGAGATTATGTAAATGGCTATGATGTGATCGTTGATGTCTGTTATCCATCTATTGTGCAGCAGGAGCTAAGACTGCGAAaaatggtctctctctctctctctctctctctgtgcgtgtgtgtgtgtgtgtgcatttaCCAACTGTGAAATTGTTACATTGTAGGCTACTAAGATGAGTGTGGGGGTTGATGTTTGCATGACCTACGAGAGAAAGTTCTATTTTAACCTTCCACAAGTTCAGAAGGCTCTTCATGCAAACCGTACCAAGTTACCATATGAGTGGTCAATGTGCAGTAAGTGAGTATTCTGTCCCATTAGTCTTGTACATTTCATTGCTTTCTGATGCCTTCATCCGAGCTTGAATACACAGATCAACCTTAAGATTATGAGTAGATCCCAGATTGAAATAATAAATGTAAAAGGTCCAGGTCTCTAAAGTGTCTTTAGGTTCTTACTATTTGTTTTGTCTCACCTATCATATATACTTGAAGTATAAGTAAGTTAATTAACTTTCTAGTAATAATCCAGGTAAACTCTAAGCATATGAAAACCAGTGGAATATTTTATTTAGCTTTTCTACGCTGGTCAAAATTTTCTTCGACGAAGAAGAAATGGTCATTGCTCTGCCATAGTAAATCCAAGGCACTCATCTGGTAGTAATGAAAAGGTTCAGTGATCAACAATGCACACATTTAAGCATAGTTGGGAATCCAAGAAGCTCACTGGTTCCACATCAGAGATACCTCAGCTAAAACATCTACTTAATTAATGAAAACTAGATGACACAAATCACCCTGTCTTTTGCTCTGGTCAGAAAATATGTTATGAGAACAGAACTGCAGTGAAACATTCCATTGATCTGGATGTATTGATCATCCAATAAAGTTGATCTTAACCTTTAATCCATGTGCAAGGCATTGGGTGGAACCGCAGCAGGAATTGGACACTAGGGTGGTAAGCCATTTGTGGGCATGCTAAGTACTGCTGTTCATTAGCATCCTTACATCTTCAGAGCTACCTTCCTACTGCTTCCTCTTATTTGACTCAATGAGCTTTGGTTGGCTATATGTATGTCCATCCAAATTATTCTTTCTCCAATTGTTTCTTGCCACCTAGGagaattgttttctttttgataattttagtGTTTCAGGATTAATCCTTCCTCACATTGACCAAAAACCAGCATGTTTATGTTGAGTGCCATTTGATTCCCACCATGACAGAAAGCAAAGTCCGGCTATCTTTAAGACGTAAGTCTTGAGCTTTCCCAGATAAAGGGATAGGAGTAAGTAATGAAAAATGTGATTTAAATACTGTAATGTGGTAGGCTTCTTCAGGAGTAATACAAACTGTTCTTTCTGAATTAACTGGTTTAGTTTTTGTTCAATTGGCACAGTGTACTGAATTACAGTGAAACTGATGGCAACATTAACATTCTCCCTTTGCTGAAGAGGATAATCAAACATCATATACCTGTCTGGGTTTACAGGTGACTCATTCTGAACTCGTGCAAGAAATAACAGAAAGAGGAGATGTTATTATCTGCCACTACGGCTCAtatgttttttgaatttcagtGGGGACCAGGATTCTGTTGTACCACTGATGGGCTCAAGGACACTCGTAAAAGAACTCGCTCATGATCTGAACTTCAAGGTCACAGTTCCATATGGAGCTTGGTTTCACAAAGATCAGGTATTTAGCGCGCTTATAGCTCATGATCTATTCTTGCTTTATGGCATATTCCCCAGAAGTGTTTTgcctttattttaataaaagtCTCTGCAtcctcacaagtcacaacagCTCCTTAATATCTGTACATTCTTTCTGATatatttactttttttctttcttgttactCGATAGGTTGGAGGTTGGGCTACTGAGTATGGAAATTTATTGACTTTTGCCACAGTTAGAGGTGCTGCTCATATGGTCCCCTATGCACAACCTGGAAGAGCTTTTCATTTGTTTAGTTCATTTGTGCATGGAAAGCGATTACCAAATACAACTAAAATTCCCATGACTGATTGAAAAGCTTGGACCAATACCAGTGAATAATTTGTTAGTGTTATATTTTTATCAGTTCTTTTATCCTCTGTTGGAGAAAGGAGTGGCGAGGGAAGGGATGAAGTATAGTTGAGTATTTCAGATGTAACCTTGGATGGAATCAGGGCAGGATCTTAAATGTTATAAAAGATGGCACTGATAAATTCATGATGGTTTTAGGCTTGAAATGGGGAAGATCCAATCAAATGTGGATGAGGTTGTGGATGCAAACAGTTGATGTCACCAATTGCATATACTactaattttctttcttctttcaacTTTCCAGGTTGAAACCTCAAACAATGATAGAACAATTCAAATCATGTTATGATAATCTTGTCAAAATGAGTCCTCTGAATATTAAGTGCTCAAAACACTTTAATTTTTGTAACTgctttaatttaaaaaaaataaagttaaaacAAGGGCAAGAAGTTCTAACAGACTATATTATGTGATTGCAGTACTGAAAAGCTAAAACAATTTTCAATATAATGGATCCAAATAAGACTCGTCCTGAATTGACAACTTAGACTGTCTTTGGTACGTATTCtcggaatagattttgggtctagaaCACATTTGAAACttgattcttctctatttttgttattcctCTTAGGCTGACACtcagagggggggagggaggtgAATCAGTGTATTTTAAATTTTCCTCCCAGGCAGTACTTAGCTGTCCACTCTACAGTCTATTGATGGCTCTACTTCACATACTCTCGACGCTGACAATGGGCACACACAACTGATACTCACTGCACAACCCTCACTAGCTCACACACATAGGAGATGGCACTTGCAATTGTCACGCACTCTAATATGCACTGTTGTCCCCCTCAGCACTCACATACATGCACAGTCACACTTCCTGCAccaacacatatatatatacaatttcAGTCACACATAATCCACAGAGTCTCAGGCAATATTATAATGTTTCTAGCACAATCCTTGCCTGGCTGGGGAAATCCCAAGTTTACCAGTCACCTGCACACACAGTCACATTCACATACACACAATCGTGTGATGCTCCTTGCCTCTCAACCACAGGTCTAAACATCAACTACCCATATGGCAAGATATACCCGGTGTGCACACCCATCTTGCAGCAAACACGCTCCAATGTCCATACCAATAAAATAATCACATATACAGGATACCAAATATACATGGTTTGGCAATGTGCCTAAGTCCACGGGATAATACCCTAACTAGGGTTTCATATTATACCCAATAAAGTACACAGTTTTGACCACTGCAACAGCCCCAGTGCTTCTACACCTGCTTCAACTCTTGGTGTACAAGAGCAAGGGCTTCTACCCCAATCTTTACACTGCTTCAACAGTGAAGGCACTGCAACGCCTGTGTGTCCAGCTGCAATTGAACACCCCCAATACAATAAAAGTGGGTTTATCAATGCCCTACAATTTAATCTTTACACTGCTTCAACAGTGAAGGCACTGCAACGCCTGTGTATCCAGCTGCAATTGAACACCCCCAATACAATAAAAGTGGGTTTATTAATGCCCTACAATTTAAGCACAATAGCACATGCAAATTCCCCAATTACACTACAACAATTCTCatagacatttcatcaaacaccTAGTTTATGCAATACAATAAATAAGAAAtgctaaaataaaatttacttaATAAGAATGGCAACCACCGGAGTAATTCATTTGACCGGACATATCCAATCAAGAATGCAACTACCCTCtcatccttcttttttcttcccttaTCTCTCTTCTATGGCACGAATCTCATCGTGTAAACATCATTGCACACCTACCATGATTGAAATCTTCAATGGAGCACTTCCATTCACTTGAATCACTAGTCTTCAATAGGCAGCACCAACTTTTCAAGTTCTTCAATGGAGCTTTAAAGAAACCAAGAATGGTGGTTGGAGATGAGTCAATGCACCATCAATAACtcctcccttctcttcccttttcccCTCCTTTTCTCTTATAGGGATTTTCTACCTTTTATTGTTGAAGAGATGTGAGGATGGGCCTTGGTACATTGGtaaggttgcttcattgtgatcaagtggtcatgggttcaagtctgaaaacagcctctctgcgaaagctggggtaaggttgtgtacattatgacccttcccaggaCCCGCAGTAGCgagagcctcatgcattgggtatGTAAAATATGAATCATAAAAGTCACTTACGAAAGCTCAACAAAAGCCCCAAATTCGTGTTTGGTCCAACCATTCAATTTGAACTGGTAACCAGTCCAACAGAATGACATTTGCTCACTACGGAAGGCCATAAGGCATAATCTACCATTAAGACACCTGAAAATACACTTAAAATTGGTGTTTTGTGCAAAACAGGAATTCTAGAAACAACTATGGGACGGGCATTCGAAATGATTTCTCTTTCATCTAAAACTCTGATTGAGGTGAGACTTGAAGAATTTGGATCTCCATTCAATGGGTCagagtcttttatttttgaGCTTCAACTAATTCAGCCTCTAAAATAACTCAAAATTACACGAAGATTCTGCTCACTACCAAAATGGTAGTCCAACCCATTTTTGCGTACTCCCAACAAAACACACTGTACTTCGCCTTGATTCTTTATATTCAGATTTTCCTAGAAAGATAACTcacatatttttttgtttctaatgTTTTGAGCTCTTCCAATTCTCAATGTAGGAGAACTCACAAAATCCGCGAAGTTACTGCTACAATATAAACATGCAGTCTTACTCACATAACTTTTTTCATCTTAATGAATTTTTAGTGCGGTTTTCACCACCATGCTCGTGACAAGGAGAAACTTAACTCACATAttgcaatctcaggaaaatTTTCCTGAATACAACTTGAGAATCCAAAAACTCTCCCATTTAGCTTCTTTTCTGCTCAACGATACGAGAATTGCAATAACTTCTTCATCCAGTATCGAAACGAAACGACGCACTTCCAGTTGTGTTGGACAGAAGACTCAAAGATCTACAAGTTCCATGTACAGAACTTCTTCCAAATATGCCATATGGCCTTCCCAAATTAGCTTCAAATTGGACCAACCTGTCCGAACCTATGAAATATCCATTCAAACTGAGTGGGGCCTTCACCTGATGCTGTCAATGACTGTATAACACTGTGATATACTTCCAAGTGCTTCCATATAAGCCCGGATGCCTCAATAACACTGCTAAACTGCCACATGTCCAGTTTTCACTGTCTAACACCTATAGTCACTGCCGAAACACATATACACTCTATATATCACTAGAAACCACCGCCAAAAATTGTCTGACACATATATACATTCCCAAATAACTTGTGCACTATTGCCAACATTGCTTGCTCTACCACATCATCAATAACACTGCCCAAGTACTACTTCTGTTGTCAAATCACTGCTCTATCACCTCACTGACACTGTCGCCAAATCACTCTATAACCCCTGTGATATATTTGTACACCCATGTACACACATCACTGCTACTGCACTGACACCTTTGCACTGCTGATTATATTGAGTATTATACTACCATTGTGTGAGTATATTGATCCTTACTATGTCAAAAACAGTGACAATACCACTGCCATATCTCCAACAATTTTCTCATTTTATAATGCATTTTAGATCCAGAATCTATTCCGAAAATGTTTATCAAACACAGTCTTAATAATTGCATATTTTTGTGATGTGCATGGGAAATAGTATGTGAGCCTTAAATGTGCAAGGTATTGCTTATTAAACATTTTTACATacaagttttatttatttatatccATTCTGCTAACTTCCCTTACATTTGGGAGGAAGATTTTAGAACTTGAAAGCTATCAATAGCTTCTCGTGCCAACCTAAGAAGAGCAAGAAAAATCTCATATCTGAAGTGAAGTCTGCTCTCTGCTCTGAATTGTGTTTGTATAAACATAAAGTGATGCCCCAAGCAATTGCATTTGACCTAAAGATGCTACAAACAAACAATTAAGTGCAAATTAACCATCGCAGCTCATGGTTTCGGAATTTTGTCTTTATTAACAACCCAAACTTAATAAAGAAAGGGAGTACcgagtgcacgaggctcccgccactgggGGGGTCTgaagagggtcataatgtatgcagcatTACCAGCGTTTCACAGAGAGATTGTTTCCTGACttgaacccacgaccactaggtcgcaatggggCAACTTTACTGTTGCGTCAAGATCTGCCCTCTAACAACCCAAacttaatcaaattcaaaattcagtAATGGATACGCCTGATCTATCAAGTTTATTTTTGATGACTAATTGAATCAGATCTAGAAATTTTCTAATAGTGATCTAAATAAGTTGAAGATAAATGAAATCCTTTAGAATTGCATTACTTGTGATAGCTACCCAACTTTGTTGACATAATGGCATTGTTGGCAAATTGGTGGACAGCAATGGTGTAAGGAGTGTGTTAAGCTTGACTACAAGTTGGGGATAAGGAACACCATGTGGGCCTCAAAACTAATAAATAAAGTAAACTCCCATAGCATGTGAGCTTCAAATGAGAAGACAGAAAAcatgacctagaaaatgaaagggacAACAAAATTCCGtggcatgtgagcttccaatgagaagacagaaagcatgacctagaaaataaaagggaaaatgaaagaaaaagagaatcaaGGTTGTAGAAAGgcaaaaaaatcattgagtggCTGACTCTTCTTGCAAACTAGGTGATGCACATGGATAATGCCCATAGCTCTCCAGGAGTTTCCAGCTCATGACACGTATACCTATGGCTGCATGATCCTTCTAAGTATAGTATGGTAGCATACCATAGGCTAGTTTATCATATTTCGTCATACTAgtgtatgtgtgtgtatgtgtgtgtgtgttcatgCATTTCATTTAAGCCTATTTTTTGAGGTGTGGATGTTATGGTACTCATTTTCAGCATTAGGACCATTTATGACTCCAGcatatgtattttaatattgttcTAACTTCCATCTTGGGGTCCTGTGTGTTCTGTGGCTGGTTTGTGAAATGCCTGTTTAGGTTCTTAATAAAGAGAAGTTGGTTTGAGAGGTGATTTTTTGAAACAaatgtttttttgggtgttCGAGCTCATGGAAGGTCCTAATTCAGTGCTTTTGATGTGCACGCATCAATTCCTAGCTCAGAAGTTGCTTTGTGGAGTGTACACAGGCAACCTCACCTCAACTTTAATAAAAAATTCAGCAAGAACAATAATTCTGAATTCAACAGCCTGTGTGGTTTATTTGAAGACCTTCACAGTAATGTCTCAGTATATTTAAGCTCCACATATCAAGTACTGGCAGTGATGAAGGTGTTTCACTAGTCCTCTAGGCATTCCTGGTGATGGAAAGCTACATTGAAGCGTAGAGAAGCCCAATTCAGCATAGCATCAggaatttttgaagatttttgtaGTATTAGAGATCATGAAAATGAAGTTTTAGTATATGAAGATGttgggtgggacccacattggATTCTAAGTCAGCTCCCCGATCCTCAGACAGTATATGAGTTGCCCAATAATGCTAGGTCAGTAAGGAGGTCAAGAAGATAGTTTTTGGAGCATTATGGAgatgagaataaaaaataagagagagctGCAGCAGCAGCATCCACACGGCCAGCACAGGTGCATGGCTAGCACATGGACAGCCTCATGGTGCAGGCATGGGCTTGGGAAATTCATCGAACACCTCCTGGGTATTTCCacacttagtttttttttaagggttttttacaaatgtcCCTCCTAAAAATATCAATTTGTTCAAATGCCTCCTTACAACTTTTCGAATTGCAAACTTTCCCTATTTTCAAAACAGTGTAATACTTGAGTCCAGttccggtttttttttttttatttttttttattaagaatAGTCCAGTTCGTTAATTTTGGAcattagtttcagggaatctaatgaccaaaatgcccttctgataaaaacccatcaaaattaaagaataaaatgaccaaattgccctcatcttccccaattggtttagggtttgaaattgaaaatcaaaccctaaaccatttgggaaagctgaaccctaaaatcaaacctccaaaaccGAAAATCAATCCTCCAAAATTAAAGTTGCAGTGAATAAAATTTCCATGAATCAAGACAAGAGATGAGGAAATTTGTTGCTGAGATCGTTTGCAAACCCAACTGAAAGTTTCCCATTTTCAGTTGTTGAAGTTGTAGAATCTAAATAGGGGTTTTAACATAATCCCTAATGGTGTCCCATTCAAGAACTCGAATACGATTCAAAACAATAACGGTGAATGGAAGCGTACCTTGCACCGTGGTATATTGAAGAAGATTCGATGCAATTGCCAACGGATTTCGCTCCCCGATCCTGGATCTTCCACAGACTTCAAGCCTCTTTGTTTGCTCTCTAACTTTAGTGGTAAGTGGAGAAGAACGAATGAGTGCGATGGGGACCGCAATTAAGTATATATAATAACTGTCAcgaccctaaaccctaaaccaccaTGGGTTGGGCAAGATATCCCTAAACTTGAGAGTGAACCGAACATGCGTGTAACTTAATTCCCACCAACTGATCAacccaaataattaatttagcccatatcttacaatctcccacttgggctacatTAATTATGAGGATGTCTTTCAATTGGTGTGGCCATGGAACCTCATTACTAAAACCACTCTTACTTTTGATCCTGTTGAAAAACCCACTCATGTCGAACAACAGAGAAAATACGCCTCAATATACGGCATACAACTTTCGTCATTACAAACATAAATGAATTTATCAACGTGAATCCTGTGAGATATTAACATGGAAATAGTGACATGCCGTATTTTGACAAATGTCATTCCATGCAAGTCCTTAACTT
The sequence above is a segment of the Telopea speciosissima isolate NSW1024214 ecotype Mountain lineage chromosome 7, Tspe_v1, whole genome shotgun sequence genome. Coding sequences within it:
- the LOC122668112 gene encoding serine carboxypeptidase-like 42; amino-acid sequence: MGMQWFCGLVVLLSWVALLGCVHGEQLDHLVLRLPDQPKVGFRQFAGYIDVDEKTGKSLFYYFVEAEGNAKKKPLTLWLNGGPGCSSIGGGAFTELGPFFPRGDGRGLVINPKSWNKVSNLLFIESPAGVGWSYSNTTSDYTCGDESTARDMHMFLVKWFDKYPEYKSRDFFLTGESYAGHYIPQLANALLDHNMHSNDFKFKIKGVAIGNPLLRLDRDIPSVYEFIWSHGMISDEIGLTIMNECDFDDYTYPSPHNETVSCNAAISKANKVVGDYVNGYDVIVDVCYPSIVQQELRLRKMATKMSVGVDVCMTYERKFYFNLPQVQKALHANRTKLPYEWSMCSNVLNYSETDGNINILPLLKRIIKHHIPVWVYSGDQDSVVPLMGSRTLVKELAHDLNFKVTVPYGAWFHKDQVGGWATEYGNLLTFATVRGAAHMVPYAQPGRAFHLFSSFVHGKRLPNTTKIPMTD